A stretch of the Neodiprion lecontei isolate iyNeoLeco1 chromosome 4, iyNeoLeco1.1, whole genome shotgun sequence genome encodes the following:
- the LOC107218743 gene encoding laccase-1, whose translation MLLRLELVVLGAQIMSLGYEAFAETVITATEEGPASFMEPKFISESEAITDLSKHPCRRRCRDGEPSMECRYDFRLEAYHTMSKACFDCFSNITHCFRQDCIPADGVKRSLVVVNRQMPGPAIEVCLGDRIIVDVHNMLPAESTTIHWHGQHHRSTPYMDGVPYVTQCPVHPGATFRYHYIAATSGTHFWHSHSGFQRGDGVIGPLIVRVPPRLDPHFKYYDLIEHTMIVMDWDHKTGADKFLAHHHADGDNKPVNLLVNGLGRHNGVKTPLATFVVKESVRYRFRVINAGFLNCPIEISIDNHTIYVISTDGNDIQPVEAESLVTYAGERFDFILQANQKQDNYWIRFRGLMDCDERFTRANQVAILRYMGAPEVEPTATVSYERNVSTSTKALQVNALNQGMENNATISIPLLYSLDPDDEANTKDPDYQFYISYDFYAKDNPHFHRKDLYGFHKVINNSQRVFTPQLNYISMKLPEFPLLSQREAIRPDQFCNESSVTNCEDNYCACTHVLQVKLGSVVELVLIDKGFTYDANHPFHLHGHDFRVVAMERVGKNVTVDEVKRLDAAGLIKRKLSQAPIKDTVTVPDGGYTVVRFHANNPGYWLFHCHIEFHVELGMALVFKVGEHEDFPPVPDKFPRCGSYTPIGPPEATTTTTAETTQTTETTQTTETTTELMTTKKSLTTPTTTTTAMSHLTENETLIREQLIIIRWLSSVVRDLTMKVSSASSTKEICIVKIVFSIVTLLLANSIHR comes from the exons ATGCTGCTACGCCTGGAACTCGTGGTATTGGGGGCACAGATAATGTCTCTGGGTTACGAAGCCTTTGCAG AGACGGTGATAACGGCTACTGAGGAGGGACCCGCGTCGTTCATGGAGCCAAAATTCATCTCCGAAAGCGAGGCAATTACGGACCTGAGCAAACACCCCTGTCGGCGAAGATGCAGGGATGGAGAGCCCTCCATGGAATGTCGCTACGATTTTCGTCTCGAGGCTTATCACACCATGAGCAAAGCCTGCTTCGACTGCTTCTCAAATATAACCCACTGCTTCAGGCAGGATTGCATTCCGGCCGACGGCGTGAAGCGATCCCTCGTCGTAGTCAACCGGCAGATGCCAGGACCCGCGATCGAG GTCTGCCTGGGGGACAGGATAATAGTTGACGTCCACAACATGCTGCCCGCGGAGAGCACGACCATACACTGGCATGGACAACACCATCGCAGCACCCCCTACATGGACGGCGTACCCTATGTAACGCAGTGCCCGGTTCATCCGGGAGCCACCTTCCGGTATCACTACATCGCCGCCACCTCCGGGACCCACTTTTGGCATTCGCATTCCG GGTTTCAGCGCGGCGACGGTGTTATCGGCCCCCTCATAGTCCGCGTTCCACCTCGTCTGGACCCTCACTTTAAGTACTACGACTTAATCGAGCACACGATGATCGTCATGGATTGGGATCACAAGACTGGCGCCGATAAGTTTCTCGCTCACCATCACGCTGATGGTGACAACAAGCCCGTAAACCTTCTGGTGAACGGCCTCGGTCGCCACAATGGTGTCAAAACTCCCCTCGCCACTTTCGTCGTGAAAGAG AGCGTAAGGTACAGATTCCGTGTGATAAACGCCGGGTTCCTCAACTGTCCAATAGAGATCTCAATCGACAATCACACCATCTATGTAATCAGCACCGACGGAAACGACATCCAACCGGTCGAAG CCGAATCGCTAGTTACCTACGCTGGGGAGAGATTCGACTTTATCCTCCAGGCAAACCAGAAGCAGGACAACTATTGGATTCGGTTCCGGGGCCTTATGGACTGCGATGAGCGGTTCACCAGGGCAAACCAGGTAGCAATTCTACGGTATATGGGAGCGCCCGAGGTCGAGCCAACCGCAACTGTGTCTTACGAGCGAAATGTTTCAACCTCAACGAAAGCGTTG CAAGTCAATGCGCTGAATCAAGGCATGGAAAATAATGCGACCATCAGCATACCGTTGCTGTATTCTCTGGATCCCGACGACGAGGCCAACACCAAAGATCCGGATTACCAGTTCTATATTTCCTACGATTTTTACGCAAAAGATAACCCCCATTTTCATCGGAAAGATCTCTACGGCTTTCACAAAG TGATAAACAACAGTCAAAGGGTATTTACGCCCCAACTTAATTACATATCAATGAAACTACCGGAATTTCCACTGCTCTCACAACGCGAAGCTATCCGGCCTGATCAGTTCTGTAACGAAAGTAGCGTTACAAATTGTGAAGATAACTACTGCGCGTGCACTCACGTTCTCCAAGTAAAATTGGGAAGCGTGGTGGAGCTCGTTCTAATCGACAAAG GTTTTACCTATGATGCAAACCATCCGTTTCACTTACACGGTCACGACTTCCGAGTTGTCGCCATGGAGAGGGTTGGGAAAAATGTTACAGTTGATGAAGTTAAGAGACTAGACGCTGCTGGTCTTATTAAAAGAAAGCTCAGTCAGGCCCCAATCAAGGATACAGTAACCGTTCCTGATGGAGGTTACACGGTGGTCCGTTTCCACGCCAACAACCCCG GGTATTGGCTCTTCCATTGCCACATCGAGTTTCATGTGGAACTTGGGATGGCCTTGGTATTCAAAGTCGGTGAGCACGAGGACTTTCCACCGGTACCCGATAAGTTTCCACGATGTGGAAGCTACACCCCAATTGGACCTCCGGAAGCAACTACGACGACAACGGCGGAGACGACACAAACGACGGAGACGACACAAACGACGGAGACGACAACGGAGTTGATGACTACGAAAAAATCATTGACCACgccaacgacgacgacgaccgCGATGTCACATCTCACCGAAAACGAGACTCTGATCAGAGAACAGCTCATCATAATTCGATGGCTTTCTTCGGTCGTTCGCGATTTGACGATGAAAGTCAGTTCGGCGTCTTCAACCAAAGAAATTTGTATTGTTAAGATCGTTTTTTCAATAGTCACACTTTTACTTGCCAATAGTATTCATCGATAA
- the LOC107218762 gene encoding zinc finger protein 696-like, translating into MACQALGRCRICARKHKIAIYGSEERQHILIEKANLKLIILNTVCAVCIAKIERLIKKIDPDPNFSNGIEHQDSCETKPNVNLQLPQEGPRESSEKVNENSEKSASIRSTAKEVACPSHAEPKSEAFEGSSVICDACVSSEVRNIRHASPQWSGDFPSALSPSLRPSDDHRRSGGSQGTKRMVNPYCKRLRNDHSDIGDMADETITPEKSRNASRTPASTDEGKVNSLSPAGPPACAITVKVRGSDASLLSAKRPGRFLWCEFCQKRFTHAGDLNKHRRKHTGEKPYECNQCRRKFAHASNLVRHQRVHSGERPFVCTGCNRTFTRRDKLTVHVAAGRC; encoded by the exons ATGGCGTGTCAAGCTCTTGGACGGTGCCGCATCTGCGCTCGCAAGCACAAAATTGCCATCTACGGAAGCGAAGAGAGGCAGCATATCCTCATTGAGAAAGCCAACCTGAAGCTCATT ATTTTGAACACCGTATGCGCAGTCTGCATTGCGAAAATCGAACGATTGATAAAGAAGATAGATCCGGATCCGAATTTCAGCAACGGCATCGAGCATCAGGACAGCTGCGAGACAAAGCCTAATGTAAACTTGCAGTTGCCGCAAGAAGGACCTCGGGAAAGTAGCGAAAAGGTGAATGAGAACAGTGAGAAATCTGCGTCTATCAGATCGACAGCAAAGGAGGTCGCATGTCCGTCCCATGCCGAGCCGAAGTCTGAAGCGTTTGAGGGTTCGTCCGTAATATGTGATGCATGCGTATCGTCTGAAGTCAGAAATATCCGTCACGCGAGTCCTCAATGGTCCGGGGATTTCCCGTCGGCGCTAAGTCCGTCTCTTCGTCCTTCCGACGATCACCGGCGATCAGGGGGTTCACAAGGAACGAAAAGAATGGTAAACCCATATTGCAAACGCCTTAGAAATGACCATTCAGATATTGGCGACATGGCTGATGAAACAATTACTCCGGAAAAGTCACGGAATGCGTCAAGAACACCCGCGAGTACCGACGAGGGGAAAGTGAACAGTTTATC GCCGGCTGGACCTCCCGCGTGTGCGATTACCGTCAAAGTTCGCGGCTCGGACGCTAGTCTGTTGAGCGCCAAAAGGCCGGGCCGTTTCTTGTGGTGTGAATTTTGTCAGAAGAGGTTTACACATGCAGGCGACCTAAACAAACATCGCCGGAAGCACACAGGGGAAAAACCGTACGAGTGTAATCAGTGCCGACGGAAGTTTGCGCACGCTTCGAACTTGGTGAGGCATCAACGTGTTCATTCCGGCGAGAGACCGTTCGTCTGCACCGGATGCAACCGAACATTTACCAGGCGAGATAAACTGACTGTCCATGTTGCAGCGGGACGCTGCTAG
- the LOC107218763 gene encoding BRISC and BRCA1-A complex member 1: MIDNQDSNDEIQSMARRFQTVTTIENIVSGARQATQLTNPLTSIRENHLAATMPTQHHNKQDVKKEVGTCKTDESDMVRSLPEINLPEKIVLIIDITKEKDCTQFKLGTGATYMPMFLIKRVVEIFVGAKSMINRNHEFAIMTLCSESIKWVCDFTANIKTVLNTLDSLVEEKLNTDDTSFDLSQVFEALITHTDLPRYTESNEIPSFITRAILIYSRSNCIPRFRTGNKFFELLSDNPYFVLDALFVHEPPSSENMCEEVYNELTALDAKNLSYILEVGRNATKLHDNMAKLLAHPMQRPLQKNACYTICIPGTKEETHSNV; the protein is encoded by the coding sequence ATGATAGATAATCAGGATTCAAACGATGAAATACAGTCGATGGCGCGGAGGTTTCAGACTGTAACAACGATAGAGAACATTGTGAGTGGTGCGAGACAGGCTACGCAGCTGACTAACCCACTAACGTCGATCCGCGAAAACCATCTCGCCGCCACTATGCCAACGCAACATCACAATAAACAGGACGTGAAGAAGGAAGTGGGAACATGTAAGACTGACGAAAGTGATATGGTGCGCTCGTTGCCAGAGATTAATTTGCCTGAGAAAATAGTACTGATAATTGACATTACCAAAGAAAAGGACTGCACCCAATTCAAGTTAGGAACAGGAGCTACCTACATGCCTATGTTTTTAATCAAAAgagttgttgaaatttttgttggtGCAAAGTCGATGATCAATCGAAACCATGAGTTTGCCATAATGACTCTATGCTCCGAGTCGATCAAGTGGGTTTGTGACTTTACCGCCAACATCAAAACTGTTCTCAATACCCTAGATTCCCTTGTGGAAGAGAAACTGAATACAGATGACACTTCATTTGACCTGAGCCAAGTCTTTGAAGCTCTTATCACTCACACCGATTTGCCAAGATACACGGAGTCCAATGAAATCCCCTCGTTCATCACAAGGGCTATATTAATCTACTCGCGGTCAAACTGCATTCCCCGGTTTCGAAcagggaataaatttttcgagcTGTTGTCAGATAATCCATACTTTGTACTGGATGCTTTGTTCGTTCACGAACCGCCAAGTAGCGAGAACATGTGCGAGGAAGTTTATAACGAGCTCACAGCTCTGGACgctaaaaatttatcttataTCCTAGAAGTTGGAAGAAATGCCACGAAGCTCCATGACAATATGGCTAAATTACTCGCGCATCCTATGCAGAGGCCCTTGCAAAAGAATGCTTGTTACACCATTTGCATACCTGGAACAAAGGAAGAAACTCACTCAAATGTTTAG